Proteins co-encoded in one Streptococcus ruminicola genomic window:
- a CDS encoding helix-turn-helix domain-containing protein, whose translation MNYKDEWRLLAISDNLDDVEHRPLTEEFLFYQAVATGDVEAVRKNCEQERFVSEDGVGTLSRNPITNLKYHFVITTAMITRMCGQNGMELEQAFRLSDFYIQKLDDLHTAQEVQNLHDEMVVDYTERMRREIQKDVISKHVSDCKDYIYCHVKERITVEQLASEFGISASYLSRLFKKEFGVSVSTYVKNKKIEVAKDLLKFSDYSMIEIANHLSFSSQSHFIQQFKEVVGITPKKYRDTHHNVKWNEKIWSEGDKTNSSSEAM comes from the coding sequence ATGAATTATAAGGATGAATGGAGACTTTTAGCGATTAGTGATAATTTGGATGATGTGGAACATCGTCCCTTAACTGAGGAATTTTTGTTCTATCAAGCGGTAGCTACGGGAGATGTTGAAGCGGTCCGCAAAAATTGTGAACAAGAACGTTTTGTATCAGAAGATGGTGTGGGAACTTTGTCACGTAACCCCATTACCAATTTGAAATATCACTTTGTCATTACGACAGCTATGATTACACGCATGTGTGGTCAAAATGGTATGGAATTAGAACAAGCTTTTAGACTGAGTGACTTTTATATTCAAAAATTAGATGACCTTCACACGGCACAAGAAGTTCAAAATTTGCACGACGAGATGGTTGTTGATTACACGGAACGCATGCGACGTGAAATTCAAAAAGATGTGATTTCAAAACACGTTTCAGATTGTAAGGATTATATTTATTGCCACGTGAAAGAACGCATTACGGTTGAACAGTTAGCGAGTGAATTTGGCATTTCAGCAAGCTATTTATCACGCTTATTCAAGAAAGAATTTGGCGTGTCCGTAAGCACTTATGTTAAAAATAAAAAAATAGAAGTTGCAAAAGACTTATTGAAATTCAGTGATTATTCAATGATTGAAATTGCGAATCATTTATCATTTTCATCACAAAGTCACTTTATTCAACAGTTTAAAGAAGTTGTCGGCATTACGCCTAAAAAATATCGTGACACGCATCATAACGTTAAGTGGAATGAAAAGATTTGGTCAGAAGGTGACAAGACTAATAGTTCTTCTGAAGCCATGTAA
- the bglS gene encoding beta-glucanase: MKINEQAHFKTRFDSYDASYMELRTGANGDMFDCIWQPDNVNFDGDGLSLKIDRDADGYTGGEWRTREYFHYGLYQVRMKAIKNTGVVTSFFTYTGPTDGTKWDEIDIEFLGKDTTKVQFNYFTDGVGNHEFLYDLGFDASEEWHTYGFEWREDHITWYVDGKAVHTVTENLPSTPGKIMMNVWPGIGVDDWLDPYDGKTPLYGYYDWISYDE; encoded by the coding sequence ATGAAGATAAACGAACAAGCACATTTTAAGACAAGATTTGACAGTTACGATGCCTCATACATGGAATTACGGACAGGAGCAAATGGCGATATGTTTGATTGCATCTGGCAGCCTGACAATGTGAATTTTGATGGTGATGGTTTAAGCTTAAAAATCGATCGTGATGCTGACGGCTACACTGGCGGCGAGTGGCGCACAAGAGAGTATTTCCATTATGGTCTTTATCAAGTTCGCATGAAAGCCATTAAAAATACTGGCGTTGTAACATCATTTTTCACCTACACTGGACCAACAGACGGAACAAAATGGGATGAAATTGATATTGAGTTTCTTGGAAAAGATACGACAAAAGTTCAATTCAACTATTTTACAGATGGCGTTGGCAATCATGAATTCCTTTATGACCTAGGGTTTGATGCATCAGAAGAGTGGCACACTTATGGTTTTGAATGGCGTGAAGACCATATTACTTGGTATGTGGATGGTAAAGCTGTTCATACAGTGACTGAAAATCTACCAAGCACACCAGGTAAAATCATGATGAATGTTTGGCCAGGAATTGGTGTTGATGATTGGCTTGATCCATATGATGGCAAAACACCTTTGTATGGATATTATGACTGGATTAGCTATGATGAATAA